The following are from one region of the Macaca thibetana thibetana isolate TM-01 chromosome 2, ASM2454274v1, whole genome shotgun sequence genome:
- the B3GALNT1 gene encoding UDP-GalNAc:beta-1,3-N-acetylgalactosaminyltransferase 1: MAPALWTVLPSRMSLRSLKWSLLLLSLLSFLVMWYLSLPHYNVIERVNWMYFYEYEPIYRQDFHFTLREHSNCSHQNPFLVILVTSHPSDVKARQAIRVTWGEKKSWWGYEVLTFFLLGQEAEKEDKMLALSLEDEHLLYGDIIRQDFLDTYNNLTLKTIMAFRWVTEFCPNAKYIMKTDTDVFINTGNLVKYLLNVNHSEKFFTGYPLIDNYSYRGFYQKTHISYQEYPFKVFPPYCSGLGYIMSRDLVPRIYEMMGHVKPIKFEDVYVGICLNLLKVNIHIPEDTNLFFLYRIHLDVCQLRRVIAAHGFSSKEIITFWQVMLRNTTCHY; this comes from the coding sequence ATGGCCCCGGCTCTCTGGACTGTCCTTCCGAGTAGGATGTCACTGAGATCCCTCAAATGGAGCCTCCTGCTGCTGTCACTCCTGAGTTTCCTGGTGATGTGGTACCTCAGCCTTCCCCACTACAATGTGATAGAACGCGTGAACTGGATGTACTTCTATGAGTATGAGCCGATTTACAGACAAGACTTTCACTTCACACTTCGAGAGCATTCAAACTGCTCTCATCAAAATCCATTTCTGGTCATCCTGGTGACCTCCCACCCTTCAGATGTGAAAGCCAGGCAGGCCATTAGAGTTACTTGGGGTGAAAAAAAGTCTTGGTGGGGATATGAGgttcttacatttttcttattaggCCAAGAGGctgaaaaggaagacaaaatgtTGGCATTGTCCTTAGAGGATGAACACCTTCTTTATGGTGACATAATCCGACAAGATTTTTTAGACACATATAATAACCTGACCTTGAAAACCATTATGGCATTCAGGTGGGTAACTGAGTTTTGCCCCAATGCCAAGTACATCATGAAGACAGACACTGATGTTTTCATCAATACTGGCAATTTAGTGAAGTATCTTTTAAACGTAAACCACTCAGAGAAGTTTTTCACAGGTTATCCTCTAATTGATAATTATTCCTATAGAGGATTTTACCAAAAAACCCATATTTCATACCAGGAGTATCCTTTCAAGGTGTTCCCTCCATACTGCAGTGGGTTGGGTTATATAATGTCCAGAGATTTGGTGCCAAGGATCTATGAAATGATGGGTCACGTAAAACCCATCAAGTTTGAAGATGTTTATGTCGGGATCTGTTTGAATTTATTAAAAGTGAACATTCATATTCCAGAAGACacaaatcttttctttctatatagaaTCCATTTGGATGTCTGTCAACTCAGACGTGTGATTGCAGCCCATGGCTTTTCTTCCAAGGAGATCATCACTTTTTGGCAGGTCATGCTAAGGAACACCACATGCCATTATTAA